TTCAATTGAAAACGTGGTATCAAAATTACAAGAATTAATATAAAAAATTAGGAAAAAAATTGGAAGAATATTTAAACGCAGAAAGAATAAATGCATTAGTTGATATGGCTATTCCTATTGGAATTAATATTTTAGTAGCAATTGCAGTATTTGTTATTGGTAAATGGATAGCTAGAAAAATTACAGATATTATAGTTGTTTTACTTAATAAAGTAAAAGGTATGGATGAAACATTAGTAAGGTTTTTAGAAAATATTATTTACTATATTTTAATGATGGTTGTTGTTTTAACAGCACTTTCAAAATTAGGAGTTGAAACTACATCATTTTTTGCAATCTTAGGAGCTGCTGGTTTAGCTATTGGTCTTGCACTTAAAGATTCACTTGGAAACTTTGCTTCTGGTGTTATGCTAATTATGTTTAAACCTTTTAAATTAGGTGATTTTGTAACAGTTGCTGGAGTATCAGGAACTGTAAAAGAGATTTCAATTTTCAGTTCTGTAATTATTACAGGTGATAATCAAAAAATGATTGTACCAAATGGTGCAATTACATCTGGAACTATTGTAAATGTAAATGCTAATCCAACTAGAAGAGTAGATTTACTTGTAGGTATTGGTTATGATGATGATATTAAAAAAACAAAAGATGTTTTAACAAATATTTTAGAAAGCGATGACAGAATTATTCATAATAAAGGTTTAACAGTAGCTGTTTCAGAACTAGCTGATTCTTC
This sequence is a window from Poseidonibacter parvus. Protein-coding genes within it:
- a CDS encoding mechanosensitive ion channel family protein; translation: MEEYLNAERINALVDMAIPIGINILVAIAVFVIGKWIARKITDIIVVLLNKVKGMDETLVRFLENIIYYILMMVVVLTALSKLGVETTSFFAILGAAGLAIGLALKDSLGNFASGVMLIMFKPFKLGDFVTVAGVSGTVKEISIFSSVIITGDNQKMIVPNGAITSGTIVNVNANPTRRVDLLVGIGYDDDIKKTKDVLTNILESDDRIIHNKGLTVAVSELADSSVNFVVRAWVNTPDYWAVKFDLTEQVKLRFDKEGISIPYPQQDVHHHNQA